The Lolium rigidum isolate FL_2022 chromosome 2, APGP_CSIRO_Lrig_0.1, whole genome shotgun sequence genomic interval TCATACAGATACGTATAGTACTAAGGGAGGATACAAGATGGAGCGATTTTGCCCGTAAGGAAAAGAAGGCGGAGTGATTGATCTGCTTTACTTATGGCGTATTGGCGTACAtgcattttgttattttttgttAAAACCAGTATGCGCGCATTTAAGTTGGAGGCTATGATCAAGTCCATCTGTGTTGTGTGTTGTAGTTGGGCTGGTTCTGTCTTTGGCCCAATGGGCATTAGAAGGAATCAAGAGGCAAAACCAGCCTCGCTAATAAAGTTTGGTTGTCCGCTGAATCCGTCCATACCCCTCCACAACTCAGATTCATGTCCTTCCTTTCTAATATCATTCCCAACGAGACATGGGCCCACAACTCAGATTCATCTCCTTCCTTTCTCCTATTGTTCGCAACGAGACAACATACAGTTTTGACTACTCAGAACCATGGCGATGCATACGCGTATAAGATTTGGGGGCCCCAAAGTTTTGAGGGCCCTGTGCGGTCGCCCATCTCTCACGCCCCCATCGACGGCCGTGATCTTTTTGAATGTCATCTACAAACAGATTGCTCCGAAGTCCGAACCATAAACTGTGGCGGAGATTCCACAATTCCTCTCTTTCCAGATATTCCACCACGTGTAGATGACAAGTCTGATATATAGGTACGGTTGTACACCAGGCACCATTGCAGGTCCACCACTGCTTATGAGTTTCTTTTCCTAAAATAGAGTATTTTTAATGTGCGACAAGTGCACCACCCATTtattagaaaaagaaaataaatggaGGCCAGTAACAAAGTCTGTAAAAGGAACAGCAAGGGGTCTGAAACACCTGAAAGATAATAAAAGGAGGAAATGCTGAGCTAGGAAATCAAGATGCAATCATTGTTTACCACCTTAGGCAAGATGCCTAAGAAGACAAACATTGTCCTGAATGTCGTGTACAAACCGATTGCTCCGAAGTCCAACCCATAAGCCTAGTCAGAGATTACACGATTCATCTCTTGCCAGATATTCCAGCAGGCGTAGGTGACGATGCTGATATAGTTACTACCATCATGCACATATGTTGAGTAAATGTTTTTCTTTTGTTCCATGGTAACTTATAGCTTCAGGTTTCCCAAATTAACTTCCACAATTAGTGTCTTTGTGAATTTGCTTCTGCTGAGCTGACTGCTGTACTTGTAGATCTTGTTCTTGTTTTTATTACTGCGGTGTATGTAATTGCTCTTTTCAGGAAATATTTAAACTTGGTATTTTTTAGATGTATGTCCTTATGATGTATTAgttatatattgcttgaaaaaatAACTTTTATGAAGTAGTAATAATAATATCTAGCTGTTGAATCAGTCAATCACCTGAATTACCTCTGGATCTTTGTTTTATGCTAAACTTACTATATATCTGCTCACGGACAATTTTGGCTACCTTCTTTCATTCTGTAgatggaagaagttaaggaacCTCCAGTGCAACAAGCAACCATCACACCACAAACAACTGTCTCAACTGGAATGGCTGAATTCCAAGGTTCACATGGAGCTCCCATGTTTGCTGGTGGATCTCTCAGGACTTCACCAGCTGTTGCAGCCTTGCCTACTACAGCACCAGCAACTTCTAACTCTGTAATGGCCTTGAGACAGCATGGATCATCTCCTATAAAGCCAGTTACTAATCCTTCAGTTGTTGCTGTATCCCATACTGCTCAACCACATGTTAAGTTGGAAAGAGGTGTTAATGGTCCTTTGAATTTAACACGAGGTACTGCTACATCATCTTATCTAATGTCTACAGTGTTCATACTTCATTTCATTTGCATTCTGTAAGTTGAAACTTTCTATTTTTAGATCATGAACAACATTCTTTTTTTATAGAATAAATGTTTGCTTGGTTCTGAAAGAATGTCTTGCGGCACAAATATGATGCACAGAAAACTCTTGGCAATTACACTATCTTTCGAGTTTATTGCCAGAGGTGTAAAAGACACAAAAAAAGACACTGAAAAATGAACTGTTCTTTTAACTACAAGTATCTATGACCGAAACTGTCTAGATGTTTGTCGTCTAGCATTTAAATTTTTATCCGAGAACACGTAGTTGCTTAACTGTCACTTCCCATCGTGTCTGAAACTGTTTTTCGTATTTATGGTTGTAAAAAGAGATTTGGTACTCTTTGATTCTACTAGCTCAGAAACTAACTCGCCTGTCTTGCCCACTGCTGCAGCGACCCCTGGCCACTTGAACAAATCACTGCATGATACATCTGCTAGGCCAAATCTTAATGCAGCACCGAGTACAAATCAGATCATCAAAAGTCAGGACACAAAGGTAGCAACAATTCAAGCTGCGACGGGAAACCCTGTTATGGGACATCATGCTACACAAGGAACAGCATCTGTTACTGCAAAACCTACTTTTGCCAACCACAATGCAATAGCAAAAAATGTTCAGCACGTTCTGCAACAGCCGGCAAATCATCCTAGCTGGACTCCACCATCAACCGAGTACATGCATGCTCGTTTGGACTGCCAGATATGCAAAGTTGCTATCATGGATGCGAACAGTTTGCTTGTTTGTGATGCTTGTGAGAGGGGAGCACACCTGAAATGCCTTCAGCATTATGGTAATAAAGGTGTTCCTACAGCTGACTGGCATTGTCCAACATGCGTAGCACAGAGTAAGGGTAAACCCCTGCCGCCAAAATACGGCAAGGTTACAAGAACTGTTGTAGCATCACAGGCTGGCCCACCTGGTGGTGGAACACAGTTCTCTGTTCAGGGAGCAGGAGAAAATATGATTGCGAAGGAAAATCAGCAAAAGGGTGCTACAAATGGAAATCTTACTAAGCCAAATTCCATGCAAGCTAGTAGCACTGTGCACAACAGTACTGTGTTGGCTCTTAGTGCTCCCACTGACCGTTCGCAAGCACAAATACACTCTATCTGTGAACCTGCAAAAGGAACTGCCAGTAATGCCGAAACATCCTCTAATGAAATGGAATGGAATGAGCAACCTTGCAGTAGTACAGGATGTGAATTGACTGCTGGCAGTAGTTTTGGTACTCCTTCTGGCAAATCTCCTGACGAAAAAGTGAGCAGTGCATTATCTTTGCACTCTGTCGATTCAGCCAACGACAACGCTCACGGTCAGCAACCTACAGTAACTTCTAGGATAAATTGTTCGGATAGTTCATTTGTTGTTGCCGCTGAAGCAAAGGTCAAGTTGGAAGCACAGTCTGAAGCCCTTCCGAGCGGAGATGTGGAAATGGCTGCTAATAATGGGACGCCTGTGGATCAAGTGATCCATGGTGCTACTGAAGAAAATATTAGGACTCAAGCAACCTCTGCGCCAAATGCAGACAATGTGGATATTACTAACAACATGGAAACACCAGTAGATCAGGGCAGCAATGTTGTTGCTGGAGAGAAGGTCCACACTGAAGCAGACTCTGAGACACATGCAATGGAAGATGTGGAGATGACTACCAGCACTGGGACACCAATAGGTCAAAGCAACAACACTGCTAAAGAAGTTGAGTTGCAGACTGATACAACCTCTCAGCCACATGTGATCAAAGATATGGAAGTGACTGCCAGCCCTGCAACAGGAGTGGATCAAAAGAGCAACAACGGTAGTGAAGAAAAACCCTGGTCTGAACAAATATGTGCTGTCAAAGATGTGCAAATGACCACCGATGCTATAGCAAATGGATTAGTTGAGAATGGAGTAACAGAACCTCTGAGCGTAGAGGCGGATGCAGATAATTCTGACTTCAGTGCAATGCCAGATCATCATAACAACCATCAGGTAATTCTAAACGGGGTGGTACGTGTGAAGGATGAAGTTCTATGCAGTCAGGATGGTGAACTTGAGGGTTGCACTGCAGCACCAAAAGAAGAAACTGACTAGATTCAGTATTAGGGTTGCATCACATTTAGTTTTGCAGGTGCGTTTCTAACTTAACCTGTTTTATAAACTTACTATAATAGATGTTTTATTCAACTGGTAGTTTGATCTAAAATAAAATTAGCTGTTTCTATGTCTGATTTGTGGTAATACTAACATTTAAGAGCAATACATCTGGGTATTTAGTTATTCTGGTGCAACAGTGGCATTCGGAACTTGCAGCCTGTCTGAATTGTGAGGGTccaatatattttgaaatgttttaaCCACTGTTTCTCCCCCCTTAAACACTGTACTATTAAACCCGTATAAATGCCTCTCAGATTTAGCATTGTGTATCCAACCTTACGTTTAATCTTTAACAGATGGGGAGTATGAAGGATCTGCCAGTAGTTCTGCTAGTGTCACTGATTAGCATGCTCTCTACATTCTTCTGGGTCACTCTTCATAGATTATGAGTCATGGACAGCTAATTTCGTCAAGGTTTGTACTGTGTGCTACCGTTAAAACCCTTTTATGACCTCTTTGCGGGTTCTCCCTTTGAATGATACGCACCCACCAGAGTATTATTAACTACTACTTTTATTAGCACCACCCAGCTTATTCTTCTTCATTTCTGCTGACATGAGATTTCCTTTAAATTTATGTAGGTCTATACTGCCTCTTGGTGCCTCATGAGGTTGTTGTACTTTATGTAGTTCATTCAAGCTATCCGTTTCTAGTTAGTTGattctttttcttccttgatccTCTGTACTAATCTTTGAGTCTGTAATTAGATAGGCTTTTATTGTGAGGACTGAATTATTTTGCGTCATAATAATGACTTTTCCTTTCACAATCCTTGTTTGATGGCACCGGAGAATTGTTCTCATCCATCTCTGCCCGTCGAGGCATCCAAGTATCATTTTGGCTTGCTGTGCCTGCGACAGCGTGAAGGCCGCTTTGAGATGTGCATCCTGGGGACAGCCTGACAGGCTTACTCGGGTTAATTTGTTCCGTGCAACGTGCCTAGTTCAGCTCTGTCGCAGCTTTGCACATTGCCCAGTTTGACTTGCTCTTATGTTGCATGCGAACGGTGAAGCGATGGCGTGCTGTGAAGGCTTAGCGCTGCCACACAGAACTTTCATGTGTCAAGGTTGGTGTCCGACTGCCTCTATTGTGCTGGACATCACTATTCTGAAGAGATTGCGGTGAGGCGAATAAGCTCCAATGACTGCACGGTTACACTCCAGAGTCCAGAGTCCAAATCTTGCTTTCATAACACACCCCATAAACCCAGTAAATGAAGCAGGCTCGTCTTTCCCCGGAAAGAACTCAACTTCACAGGTTCTATACAAAGACAACCAAATGAACCTAGTTAAATCACATCATTGACATATATTGCTACAACTTGTGTGACATTCTGCTCCAAAAACTAAAATAGTACTGTAttatgaaacggaggtagtataaaaTAAAGCCGGTACAGTTATGACGAAATGAAACAGACATCTAGATCTAGGATGAGAAGGCCACATACATAGGCGATCTGATCATACACGCAGCGCTCTTCCTGCTCAAGTTCTCATGCACCTAGGTTCATAAGACCCCACACAAAGACCAAGCACAATGCTGCGCGCACCAGCGGTGCCACTGCAACACCTGGGGAGCCGCTCGACGCCGACGGCGCGGGCGCCGTCGCAGCAGCTCCATCTTCCTCCGTCCGCGGGGACGCGCCGGCAGACACCGCAGCACCCACGTCGACGTGCAGCTTCAGCCCGCTCCTGCACTTGGCCGGGTCGGCGCCGACAAAATACCTCGCGCCTTCGTCGTCCAGGCCTACCCTGCTGAGCCCGTCCGTGTACATCCTGATGGGGTTGCCGACCTCGCATGCCGCGAACTCCGCTTCGCCTCCGACCTCCGCGACGCCGCCGTCCGTCGCCTCGTGCGCGAACCCTGAGAACCCCACGGTTCAGACTTCGAACTTGAGTACTTGACAATGCAGTGCTATTTGAGACGGGAAAGTCTTTTCTAGCGGTTCCGGCTTCTACCGGACCTCCCTGACCCAATCGGGAGCTGCCACCTCTCATAGTATCTATACCTCTATGTCCGTATTTGAACTCGTATTTAATGTATAAATGATATATTTCTGATTAGAAAATAAATTTTATTAACAAATTATAAAATATTTTTGTTGAATTTCAACAAAATATATACAATAACTTTTCCAGAAATATGTAAGTTCCTAATATTTCTAGTATGTGTTCAATAATATTCAGGAATCAAAGATATATAAGACATATATCTCTTATATTACTGAAAACTGGGTCATACCCAAACACGAGGCAATTATGTTTCAGAAATCAATTTCTTTTATTGTGGATACCAGTGTTATATCAACAAAGTAGCATACACCGCTGATATTTTAGACATTTGTTCACAATCCATATTTGTGCAGAAAACATTTTTCACAAATTATTACAAAATTTCATTAATAATTCAAAATGATcttagaattttacaaagaaatagaCAAATTAACTTCATTTCAAATCTTAGAGCAAATGAAAAAAATATCATTCATATGGATTAAACACCACCAAAATATTTTCTCAATCTAAGGAATTTTTGTTGGATTTTGACAAGGATATCTCAATCTGTGCCATTATATATACAAAAAAAGTTTGAGAATAAAAAAAACAGAGCAGGAATTGGATGCGATACATTTGACACAAATAGAAGAATAAAATCCAGATCGGGCCAAAAAAAGCCACCACCAAAATCACTCAGATCTGCATCCTCATCAAATTTAAAGCTCAAAAAAAAACCCAAACTTAGCCTACACATGAACATGGTGGCGGCCGAAGCATcgtcttcctccggcggctctcgtcgaggaggtcgaggcactgcgggtaggagggggcgggagaggagcCAGACCTCGAGAGCAACCTCATGCTCAGGCACGGCGCCACCGTTCCAGCCGCAGCCTCGCTGAAGATTGCACTCGGCCTCGCCGCCTCGCTGAAGGTCCCGCCTCGCCGGTCGCCGCCGCTTTTCTGGATAAGGATTGAGAGAGAGAAGGAAATTGAGCCACGCTGGGGTGGATGTGGGGGTCCCTCGGAAGTATATATCGTACGTATGCGCACCTGTCTCACAGATCGGCAGCCAAACAAGTCGTTATACAGGTTATATTTTTCCGAATCACCACGCATTTTTGAACGGCCGATGGGACTCCGGTAGGAACCGGTTCCGCCAGAAAATCCACTCTCTATTTGAGACTGAAAGCTAGATGGGGAACTGTAGAGATTCACGAGAGTACGTGAGGCGTAGTGGTGGGCTGGACTTACAGAGGGAGTCGCCGACGGCGAAGTGCCTGTCGGTAGACCAGGCAAGGACGTCGGAGGCCACGTCCCAGCCCGGGTCACCTCCGACGACATGGTGAACGGGAACAGCGGGTGCAGCTCCTGCGACGTGCTGATGCATGGTGACGGCCAGAAACAGAAGGCCGGTGACGACGGCTGCCACCCGGCCGTGGTTCGTGGCGGAGGCGATAGGCATCGTGCGGTACGCCGGAATCGGAGCAGGAGGCGGGGGAGGCGGGGTGAGGAGATGGAATGGTACGGTGTGCTAGCTGTTCGTTGTAGGAGTACTGTCACACGATGAAGTGAGTCGTTTGCCATAGGTTGgctggctaagagcatctccagtcgcctcccccaaaccgtcccccaaagcgcgccggattgagcgtttgggggacgtgttttgttcgtgccgcgtttgggggacgtcgctccccagccgcgtcccccaaacgccgcccccaaacatttaaaataatttttttaacacataaaccatttatatcaaatgtagcatatgaaaaaaaattgCGCCGAgacagacgacgcaacaaacagcgaccaatcgcgcctacctggcaagtcgtcgagcaccttctgtgcgcggaggtggggcggatttgacggcgcgttctgggaggcgctggcgacgcggcggcggcggcacgaccggcgggagccccggccgcgacaacggtgccgactcgcagcacggatcggacgcccaaacggccgggaaatccagcggcggcggtggggtgggaggcgcgggaaggaaggagcgacgagaaaagaggcgcgaaccaacggtttatgcaaatagtcgccgacatgtgggagcccgcctcgctttcgttgtgtccggcgtccccggtgcgtcccctgtgggacggggacgggctcggggcgccggacaccgtatcggggcgcgccggataaaaaagggctttgggggacgcggctggaacgctttttttgtccggcgcgccccaaatcgctttgggggacggtttgggggacgcgactggagatgctctaaaggagATGAACCGTCTCCAACAACCAGTCCTGGCACGAGAATGGTAGGCTCTCAGAGCTGCATGAGCCACAAATAAAAAAGGAAACGaagaaaagaaaattaggttTAAAGTGTGGATGCATCCATCTAGGCCTATTGGCCTAATCGGTGCTCGGTGGAGAGGTGCAAAGAAAATAAGATCATGCGAGGACATGAAGGAGGGAGGGAGATAAGGGCGAAGGTGCTGAGTGGGAGTGAGATGAGAGACATGGGGGTGGAGCGCACAATAGCAGGGTGGGTGCGAGGGCTTGGTCAATGTGGCTACTGGCTAGGATCCTTATATCCCACTTTTGAGACATCTCGTTCATACATGGTTTAATATATGACTTGTTGATTTGAATATGATTTAGAAGTGGAATAAGTGTGATCTCACTTGGATCTTAAGATTTTGATCAAGAGACCAAGGCTGGTCATAGGTGAGATAGGTAGAAGGAATGAATTTTGAGACAAAAGGTAGAAGATTTGAGAAAGTTGACTAGGCATTGCTGATTACCAAATTTGATGCACGAGCTCATGGAGAAGGGCCGGTAATATATTTCAACACTGACCTAGTGGACACAAAGGAGAGAGAAACTAGTGAGGTCGCATGCAAAGCATAGTCAAAAACCACTCAATCCTTGGAAGGGGTATCATCAACAATATCCAAAGTCACGGATATTTGAACCAAAGCAAAGTTGAGGGTTTTAATACGAACCCTAGAAAAAACCATGGGGTAAAGTGAACTTGTCTCGGAAAACTAAGGGGGATAGTTGAGTAGGGGATGATTGTATAACCGAAGTGCAATGCATACTGGTTAGAATAATCTAGATTTACTATATGTTGGCAATATCTTTTGTAGAAAGGTCCTAAAAATGAACAATCTAGCATATTCTTTCAGATGGCATAATCCAACGCACTATACTTCATCATGAAGAAATGAAACGTTTCAAGTGGTTATTTAAGAGGGCGTTTCTAGGGTCTAGACATTTATTCGTTGATGTTTCTCATGATTACAcagccaatgatgcaactagATATGTTGACTTAAGAGGTGTTCTCTAGGATAAATGCAAATATATTACCAGTGAGGTTCGGATTATACAAGTTTGAAAAACACAACATTATTCCTTCGAGGGCCTTTTACCATAATGATATTCTTATCTATTAATGTAATTAAAAAAATTATGAGTTAAGTAATGTGTAATAGGATCTTACATTCTCATGAACCACACCATTCCGTGTACATGGAGCATAAAAATtacagttatatatatatatatgatatatTCCACCTCTATATTTACCACTTTGCCGTCAAAATAttaataaaaatatttttcaaaaGTTCCACAATAAGTAAATGATAATTTTTTAATATAGATGATTCGTAAATAACTCAAGAGATTTACTAAATGAAACCCGGGTGAAATATTATATCGTGTCACTTAATGTTTGGAGTGTGACCTCGACATTAGAGCCATATATTTTGTAACTGTCCACAAACTATATCCGAGACAACAAACAAGTTTTCACTTGTAAAGTGTAAACGATTGCAATGCTAAGAACAAAATAGAGTTTATGGTCATCATGTATGAATAAGTACAGAATGCCGTTTGTACCATCAAAAATAAATTTGGTTTgatcgatgtatacttgttgtTGCGGAGATGGAGATACAAGTAGGAAAGATACTACCGTAAAATTCATAGCAAAAAGAATATAATAAGTTTTCCCGCAAAAAAATAATATAATACTTTTTTTACTTCTTCTATTCAACTTCACAAATTCAAAACATTTGCCATCATAAATGCTACGGATGAACCAAGCACCCAACCAAACACTTGCATTTTGGGGGACACAATGTCCGTTTGCCATGGACAATGTGGTTTCTATCCGAACTGATTTCGGGTGGCACTGGTGAGAACGCAAGAGAGGCAATGGTGAAAGGACACAAATGTcgtctagagggggggtgaataggcgatttaaaacttttacgagatgggcttaacaaatgcgaaataaaactagcgtttactttgtcaagcccaaagcctatatactatggttcacctatgtgcaccaacaacttatgctaagcaatacaagtaacttgtgtgatagcaagatatataacttcaagcacgatggctatcacaaagtaaagtgcataagtaaagagctcgggtataggaataaccgaagtgacgcggagacaacgatgtatcccgaagttcacacttttgcgagtgctactctccgttggatgtCCTCGAACAACTATGTAACCTTAGGGAggttaccgaacccgcacaaagcttggggctatctccacaacttaattggaggctcccaacaaattgccacaaaggccttgcccttgaagaatctccacaacttaattggagtccccaagaacaccactaagatgccacaaaggccttgcccttgaagattctccacaacttaattggagtccccaagaacaccacaaagatgccacaaaggccttgcccttgaagattctccacaacttaattggagtccccaagaacaccaaaaagatgccacaaaggccactaagccgtctagggtccaaagacccaagagaaacaaccttcttgctttcacttccacgaatcaccgtcgagaactcaaaccgatgcaccaaataatgcaatggcaagaacaccacaaagatgctcaagtccttctctctcaaattccaacaaagctacaaaagctattgggggaataagagaggaagaacaaagaggagaacacaaaatcctccaagatcaagatctagtgggttcccctcacaaagagagggatttgattggtgaagatgtagatctagatatcctctctcttttccctcaagaatatgcaagaatcatgggaggaatcaagaactagggcaagctttgaaggacaacaatggaggggagagagagagtgaaccaaccagcccaaggaggaagaagggggtcttatataccccctcccaacgaaatatgcgTTTGGGACCTgccaggccggaaaatccgcccccgggccggattatccgccccccgaaaatcgccctggactcgggccggatatttggccggaatttccattcgggccggattatccgccccctagaaaactgcagaaacaccaaaactaaaacgggcataactttagcatccggactccgattttgatgatgttgggcttgttttgaagctaggaacaagctctacaagatcatgcaggaaaccatcatagtacaacaagggaggatagaaaaaaatgatgaaaggtttgacctatctaaaaaagacataccggtaaaacctccgatctcgaaaatgcaacaagttgcccatgcaaaaaccattctcgatgaactagagcttgtcatgagaataaacacaagctctaaaacatcacatggataagatccaaataaaaccaagaaagatgatgaaccaaactcgaaaacgcaacaagtgatctatgcgaaatccgttttcgatgacctagagcttgtcatgagaataagcacaagctctaaaacatcacatggataaggtccaaataacaaccaagaaagatgatgcaaggatgcaaaggtttgacctctctccgaacgatacaatcgagttactcactcgagagccctcttgatagtacggcaactaaactataaaccggtctccaactacactatgagaccggtgagaaggaAACTCTATCAAGagtaaaccttatacttgcgcattccacttgagctcgatgatgacgatcttgaccttgatacgtccaaaacgtatctactttcctgaacacttttgctattgttttgcctctaatttgtgtattttggatacaactaacacggactaacgctgttttcagcagaattgctctggtgtctcgtttttgtgcagaaatccaactttcgggaaaatcctcggaatttatgccaaaggtcttatttttccagaagattgacggagccagaagggcaagccaggtggaggcccgaggcccccacacactaggccggcgcggcgcaggagggggcgcgccgccctactgtgtggcctcctcggctggcctccgacgctctcctctggactacttaagggtttcgatctaaaaacgcgagacgagaagtcgaagtcgccagaaaccatccagtacgccgccaccgtcgcgaaacttcgtcttgggaccagaaactccgttctggcactccgccgggacggggaattggaggagatcatcgccatcatcaccaacgacgcctctccatcgaccagccatgtttcccccatccatgtgtgagtaattcccccgctgtaggctgaaggggatggtagggattggatgagattggtcatgtaatagcataagattgttagggcatagtgcctagtgtccgtaattggtacttttatgatattgttgcaacttgttatgcttaatgcttgtcactagggcccgagtgccatgatctcagatctgaacatgttatcaatttatgatgatattcattgctttatgatctt includes:
- the LOC124690573 gene encoding PHD finger protein At3g20280-like, with product MGDAAAASPQAAPRKRRRGDGMRRVAEIVMVLAAAGEVRGGRAPTAAERALAAEARERLAAAVAEGAARPRDLFPGEAVRALVEDLGLNRARDPAAMGFRPPRASIADRLLLTKRKMEEVKEPPVQQATITPQTTVSTGMAEFQGSHGAPMFAGGSLRTSPAVAALPTTAPATSNSVMALRQHGSSPIKPVTNPSVVAVSHTAQPHVKLERGVNGPLNLTRATPGHLNKSLHDTSARPNLNAAPSTNQIIKSQDTKVATIQAATGNPVMGHHATQGTASVTAKPTFANHNAIAKNVQHVLQQPANHPSWTPPSTEYMHARLDCQICKVAIMDANSLLVCDACERGAHLKCLQHYGNKGVPTADWHCPTCVAQSKGKPLPPKYGKVTRTVVASQAGPPGGGTQFSVQGAGENMIAKENQQKGATNGNLTKPNSMQASSTVHNSTVLALSAPTDRSQAQIHSICEPAKGTASNAETSSNEMEWNEQPCSSTGCELTAGSSFGTPSGKSPDEKVSSALSLHSVDSANDNAHGQQPTVTSRINCSDSSFVVAAEAKVKLEAQSEALPSGDVEMAANNGTPVDQVIHGATEENIRTQATSAPNADNVDITNNMETPVDQGSNVVAGEKVHTEADSETHAMEDVEMTTSTGTPIGQSNNTAKEVELQTDTTSQPHVIKDMEVTASPATGVDQKSNNGSEEKPWSEQICAVKDVQMTTDAIANGLVENGVTEPLSVEADADNSDFSAMPDHHNNHQVILNGVVRVKDEVLCSQDGELEGCTAAPKEETD
- the LOC124690574 gene encoding uclacyanin 1-like codes for the protein MPIASATNHGRVAAVVTGLLFLAVTMHQHVAGAAPAVPVHHVVGGDPGWDVASDVLAWSTDRHFAVGDSLWFAHEATDGGVAEVGGEAEFAACEVGNPIRMYTDGLSRVGLDDEGARYFVGADPAKCRSGLKLHVDVGAAVSAGASPRTEEDGAAATAPAPSASSGSPGVAVAPLVRAALCLVFVWGLMNLGA